A window of the Blastopirellula sediminis genome harbors these coding sequences:
- the nadE gene encoding NAD(+) synthase, translating into MKLVKVAAAVVNQTPLDWQGNRDRILGAIEEANLNEASILCLPELCITGYGCEDAFLSADVQRTALAVLKEIAPQTRDMFVTLGLPMTYRGVLYNVVAILADGEIVGFVPKQNLAGDGIHYEPRWFKPWPVGLRAEVEIDGREYPFGDLVFRIDDALIGLEICEDAWVADRPGSRQARIGVDIILNPSASHFAFGKHEIRQRFVLEGSRAFHASYVYANLLGNEAGRAIYDGDAMIATGGRMLAVGPRLSFHSFLVTTAVIDLDLTRMYRARSEAFRPDYQGSQQPVVHVPFVLPEIEPAPARFDRAEWEMSPDLKQEEFTRAVALGLYDYLLKSRSGGFVVSMSGGADSAATALLCSLSLRMAAEELGFGALKESLDFIKAAKNADSVEALIGAILDCVYQATRNSGQTTLAAARQVSDAIHAKFHHFHVDKIVELYTELGAQAIGRPLNWATDDIALQNIQARTRAPSVWLLANLRGSLLLSTSNRSEAAVGYATMDGDTSGGLCPIAGIDKAFLRKWLAWMETTGPNGFGPTPALNAINVQAPTAELRPQESGQTDEADLMPYDLLDAIERAAIRDKQSPLESYRQMLALFPQYDEEQLAHWIERFFKLWSRNQWKRERYAPSFHLDDENLDPKTWCRFPILSGGFERELAEMWRAVRHEGEEEN; encoded by the coding sequence GTGAAACTGGTCAAGGTCGCCGCCGCCGTCGTCAACCAAACGCCGCTCGATTGGCAAGGAAATCGAGACCGGATACTGGGAGCGATCGAAGAGGCGAATCTCAATGAAGCGTCGATCCTCTGCTTGCCGGAGCTCTGCATCACCGGCTACGGCTGCGAAGACGCGTTCCTGTCGGCCGACGTTCAGCGCACCGCCTTGGCGGTGCTGAAAGAGATCGCTCCCCAGACGCGCGACATGTTCGTCACGCTTGGTCTGCCGATGACCTATCGGGGCGTCCTCTACAACGTGGTGGCGATTCTGGCCGACGGCGAAATCGTCGGCTTCGTTCCCAAACAAAATCTGGCCGGCGACGGCATCCACTACGAACCGCGATGGTTCAAGCCCTGGCCGGTCGGTCTGCGAGCTGAAGTCGAGATCGACGGCCGCGAGTATCCGTTCGGCGACTTGGTCTTCCGCATCGACGACGCGTTGATCGGTCTAGAGATTTGCGAAGACGCATGGGTCGCCGATCGCCCCGGCAGTCGCCAGGCCCGGATCGGCGTCGACATCATTTTGAACCCCAGCGCCAGCCACTTTGCCTTCGGCAAACATGAAATCCGCCAGCGGTTTGTGCTGGAGGGTTCGCGAGCGTTCCATGCCAGTTACGTTTACGCCAATTTGCTGGGGAACGAAGCGGGCCGCGCCATCTATGACGGTGATGCGATGATCGCCACCGGCGGACGAATGCTGGCCGTCGGACCGCGACTCTCGTTTCATTCGTTCCTCGTCACGACGGCGGTGATCGACCTCGACCTGACGCGGATGTATCGAGCCCGCAGCGAAGCGTTTCGCCCTGACTATCAAGGCTCGCAGCAGCCGGTCGTGCATGTTCCGTTCGTCTTGCCCGAGATCGAACCGGCGCCGGCTCGATTTGATCGCGCCGAGTGGGAAATGAGTCCGGATCTGAAGCAGGAAGAATTCACGCGAGCCGTCGCGCTCGGTCTCTACGACTACTTGCTGAAAAGCCGTTCGGGCGGGTTCGTGGTTTCGATGAGCGGCGGCGCCGACTCGGCGGCGACGGCGCTGCTTTGCAGCTTATCGCTGCGAATGGCGGCGGAGGAACTTGGCTTTGGCGCCTTGAAGGAATCGCTCGACTTTATCAAGGCGGCCAAGAATGCCGATTCGGTCGAAGCGCTGATCGGCGCGATCCTCGATTGCGTCTACCAGGCGACGCGCAACAGCGGCCAGACGACGCTCGCTGCGGCACGCCAGGTTTCCGACGCGATCCACGCCAAGTTCCACCATTTCCACGTCGACAAGATCGTCGAGCTCTATACCGAGCTTGGCGCCCAGGCGATCGGCCGTCCGCTGAACTGGGCGACCGACGACATCGCGCTACAAAATATTCAGGCTCGCACACGAGCACCCAGCGTCTGGCTGCTGGCGAACCTCCGCGGCTCGCTGTTGCTATCGACCAGCAATCGGTCGGAAGCGGCGGTCGGTTACGCCACGATGGACGGCGATACCAGCGGCGGCCTTTGCCCCATCGCCGGCATCGATAAAGCGTTCCTGCGAAAGTGGCTCGCTTGGATGGAGACGACCGGTCCGAATGGATTTGGGCCGACGCCCGCGTTGAACGCGATCAACGTGCAAGCGCCGACGGCCGAACTCCGACCGCAAGAGTCGGGACAAACCGACGAAGCCGACCTGATGCCGTACGATTTGCTCGATGCGATTGAACGGGCTGCGATCCGCGACAAACAATCGCCGCTCGAATCGTATCGCCAAATGCTGGCTCTCTTCCCACAATACGACGAAGAGCAACTAGCGCACTGGATCGAGCGGTTCTTCAAGCTCTGGTCGCGCAACCAGTGGAAACGGGAACGATACGCTCCGAGCTTCCATCTGGACGACGAAAACCTCGACCCCAAAACCTGGTGCCGCTTCCCGATTCTCTCGGGCGGTTTTGAACGAGAACTAGCCGAGATGTGGCGTGCCGTTCGGCATGAAGGGGAAGAGGAGAATTAG
- a CDS encoding AraC family transcriptional regulator: MDDLAKFLRLRQSLKSDVDSCKMFRQSPGWFKDRVLAIDYRVDLEDSWEFSEMLLSEAFHDGTHRDYFFLSLLEDCDSRVPLEADFGAGRFIRQGQPGNLVFGDDETVVRMQGIGPYHSCMIYIKKEVVHEYFRTATQGREVSPERLLSKSFRDEVLRVLMKQLIIHARTAPETGRRMVQQHLQTSILQRLLELAGNVDRAPSDAALLQPGGLKNVVDYMHANYAQDLSLDQLAQQAGVSRGHFVRLFRQTLGESPKQYLMKLRLERAKTLLASPTQMELSVLQIAQSCGYCDQSHLSREFRQAFGVTPGAFRQSLLG; this comes from the coding sequence ATGGATGATTTGGCCAAATTCCTGCGGTTGCGGCAGTCGCTGAAGTCGGACGTCGACTCGTGCAAGATGTTCCGCCAATCGCCGGGATGGTTTAAAGATCGCGTGCTGGCGATCGACTATCGCGTCGACCTGGAAGACTCGTGGGAATTCTCCGAGATGCTTCTTTCGGAAGCGTTCCACGACGGGACGCATCGCGACTACTTCTTTTTGTCGCTGCTGGAAGATTGCGATTCGCGCGTTCCGCTGGAGGCCGACTTTGGCGCCGGCCGCTTCATTCGCCAGGGGCAACCGGGAAATCTGGTCTTTGGGGATGACGAAACGGTCGTCCGCATGCAGGGAATCGGTCCATATCACTCCTGCATGATCTACATCAAAAAGGAGGTCGTCCACGAATACTTCCGCACGGCGACCCAGGGGCGAGAGGTCTCGCCCGAGCGGCTGCTCAGCAAGTCGTTCCGTGACGAGGTGCTGCGAGTCTTGATGAAGCAGCTGATCATCCACGCACGTACGGCGCCCGAGACCGGCCGCAGAATGGTGCAGCAGCACTTGCAGACCAGCATCTTGCAGCGGCTGTTGGAACTGGCCGGAAACGTAGATCGAGCGCCGTCGGACGCCGCGCTGCTACAGCCCGGCGGTCTGAAGAACGTAGTCGACTACATGCACGCAAATTACGCGCAGGATCTGAGCCTGGATCAACTCGCTCAGCAAGCGGGGGTCAGTCGCGGCCACTTCGTGCGGCTCTTCCGCCAGACGCTCGGCGAGTCGCCGAAGCAATACCTGATGAAGCTGCGGCTGGAGCGAGCGAAGACGCTCCTCGCTTCCCCGACGCAGATGGAGTTATCGGTTCTGCAGATCGCGCAAAGCTGCGGCTACTGCGATCAGTCCCATCTCTCGCGCGAGTTCCGCCAGGCGTTCGGCGTGACGCCGGGAGCGTTTCGCCAAAGCCTGCTTGGCTAA
- a CDS encoding SDR family oxidoreductase: MSEAKVIVVTGATRGLGRAMVAKFIAAGHTVIGCGRNADLVAQLTETFGGPHRFDVLDVTNYEAVAAWAGEVLGQYGPPDLLVNNAALINDSKVLWEIEPNQFDDLMDVNLKGMFYVIRSFVPAMVEREQGVIVNFSSGWGRSVSPKVAPYCCTKYGVEGMTLSLAKELPRGMAAVPFSPGAVNTDMLQACIGESAGGFSTADKWAEAGAPFLLNLGPADNGKSLTCSV; the protein is encoded by the coding sequence GTGAGCGAAGCGAAGGTTATTGTGGTCACAGGAGCGACGCGCGGGCTAGGCCGGGCGATGGTCGCCAAGTTTATTGCAGCGGGACATACGGTGATCGGCTGCGGGCGCAATGCGGACCTTGTCGCTCAGCTGACCGAGACGTTTGGCGGTCCGCATCGCTTTGATGTGCTCGACGTGACCAACTACGAAGCGGTCGCCGCTTGGGCCGGCGAAGTGCTCGGCCAATATGGACCGCCGGACCTGCTGGTCAACAATGCGGCGCTGATCAACGATTCCAAAGTGCTGTGGGAAATCGAGCCAAATCAATTCGACGACTTGATGGACGTGAACCTGAAAGGAATGTTCTACGTCATCCGCTCGTTCGTGCCGGCGATGGTCGAGCGCGAGCAGGGAGTCATCGTCAACTTCAGTTCCGGCTGGGGACGATCGGTCTCGCCCAAGGTTGCCCCCTACTGCTGCACGAAGTATGGGGTCGAAGGAATGACGCTGTCCCTCGCGAAAGAATTGCCGCGCGGCATGGCGGCCGTTCCGTTTAGCCCCGGCGCGGTCAACACCGACATGCTGCAGGCTTGCATCGGGGAAAGCGCCGGAGGGTTTTCCACGGCCGACAAATGGGCGGAGGCTGGAGCGCCGTTTCTGCTCAACCTGGGACCGGCCGATAACGGCAAGTCGCTGACCTGTTCCGTCTAA
- a CDS encoding thioredoxin family protein, translated as MKKEKWAVPSGIANSVVSHLRLHARVYALALPLVMTLAPVVVAEEPAVAETEAEEAAPLPSHVEWMTDVAAAQALAKSQNKDLILFFTGSDWCGFCVKLEKAVLLQPGTAKRLEERYVPVVLDFPHGKPQSEELKKQNDELKKKLAVRGFPTLYFVDADLMPQGQMVGYKAPEDFWNSFDEIVAVGEKVSAAKAGAKVAEITDYKQLNAILEAVPEEVLKSGWMETMRKTIDASRGVDDAIAQKWSEKLEQFEREIAEQQFNSDLAAGFMKLKREGASPEDVLAYFDEAATDAADYPSRVLTVKFLKMRYLSEVKKYDEGIAIANEILASEAAGEREKMMTEAVKKQMTRFKEQGQPAGVPAIRMIKPGE; from the coding sequence ATGAAGAAAGAAAAGTGGGCGGTCCCGAGCGGAATCGCCAATTCGGTAGTTTCCCATTTGCGGCTGCATGCGCGCGTTTACGCGCTGGCGCTACCGCTCGTGATGACTCTGGCCCCGGTTGTCGTCGCCGAAGAGCCGGCGGTCGCGGAAACGGAAGCTGAAGAAGCGGCGCCGCTACCGAGCCATGTTGAGTGGATGACCGACGTCGCCGCCGCGCAGGCGTTGGCCAAGAGCCAGAACAAAGATTTGATCCTCTTCTTTACCGGATCGGACTGGTGCGGATTCTGCGTGAAACTGGAGAAAGCGGTTTTGCTGCAACCGGGAACCGCCAAGCGTTTGGAAGAACGCTACGTGCCGGTCGTGCTGGACTTTCCGCATGGCAAGCCGCAGTCGGAAGAGCTGAAAAAGCAGAACGATGAGCTTAAGAAAAAGTTGGCGGTCCGCGGCTTCCCGACCCTCTACTTCGTCGACGCTGATCTGATGCCGCAGGGGCAGATGGTCGGTTACAAGGCGCCGGAAGACTTCTGGAATTCGTTTGACGAAATCGTCGCCGTCGGCGAAAAGGTTTCGGCCGCCAAGGCGGGGGCGAAAGTCGCCGAGATTACCGACTACAAGCAGCTGAACGCGATCTTGGAAGCCGTTCCGGAAGAGGTGCTGAAGAGCGGTTGGATGGAGACGATGCGAAAGACGATCGACGCCAGCCGCGGGGTCGATGACGCGATCGCCCAGAAGTGGTCGGAAAAACTGGAACAGTTTGAGCGCGAAATCGCTGAGCAACAGTTTAACTCTGACCTGGCCGCTGGGTTCATGAAGCTCAAACGAGAAGGGGCTTCGCCGGAGGATGTGCTCGCCTACTTTGACGAAGCGGCGACCGACGCGGCCGATTATCCGAGCCGCGTATTGACCGTCAAGTTTCTGAAGATGCGTTATCTCTCGGAAGTGAAGAAGTACGACGAAGGGATCGCCATCGCCAATGAGATCCTCGCTTCCGAAGCTGCCGGAGAGCGGGAGAAAATGATGACCGAGGCGGTCAAAAAGCAAATGACCCGCTTCAAGGAGCAAGGCCAGCCGGCCGGCGTTCCGGCGATTCGTATGATAAAGCCAGGCGAATAG
- a CDS encoding DUF1559 domain-containing protein, with protein sequence MTLSPHSSFRFFSRNSRRHGASKVVQKSTGFTLVELLVVIAIIGVLIALLLPAVQQAREAARRMHCSNNMKQLGLALHNYVDTHKVLPASSRGYGGCVGTAVNSEIKNANGIVAILPFLEQNAVYDLFNHKEAYSVNPGSYQRATGTVVGDPATNGNAAAAQTELQALLCPSDNNEVKGRCSGGAYGPASGFSGAATNYDFIVNCGLEFGTCNGYATSASNTKRMFGADVNTKFGDVTDGLSNTFMMGETTKYHVNGGAFAWAYRAWVMTGIDPHYSATNGGINVWHQPWVHSTWQSPPFVPIRGRARSWWVAAASLHPGGCNFLMGDGSVHFIPESIDKPTLLNLTCMSDGEVVKLP encoded by the coding sequence ATGACTCTCTCTCCTCATTCATCTTTTCGTTTTTTCTCTCGCAACTCGCGTCGTCACGGCGCATCCAAAGTCGTCCAAAAATCGACCGGGTTCACCCTGGTTGAGTTGCTGGTGGTGATCGCCATCATCGGCGTGTTAATCGCGTTGTTGCTTCCCGCGGTACAGCAAGCCCGCGAAGCGGCCCGTCGCATGCACTGCAGCAACAACATGAAGCAGTTGGGGCTGGCCCTGCACAACTACGTCGATACGCATAAAGTGCTGCCGGCATCGAGCCGCGGTTATGGCGGCTGCGTCGGCACCGCCGTCAACAGCGAAATCAAGAACGCCAACGGCATCGTGGCGATTCTCCCGTTCCTCGAGCAGAACGCCGTCTACGACCTCTTCAATCACAAGGAAGCCTATTCCGTAAATCCCGGCAGCTACCAACGAGCGACCGGTACGGTGGTTGGCGATCCCGCGACCAATGGAAACGCCGCGGCGGCTCAGACCGAACTGCAAGCCCTCCTTTGCCCGTCCGACAACAACGAAGTTAAGGGACGCTGCTCCGGCGGCGCGTATGGTCCGGCCTCCGGTTTCTCGGGTGCGGCCACCAACTACGACTTCATCGTCAACTGCGGTCTCGAATTCGGTACGTGCAACGGCTACGCGACCAGCGCTTCCAACACCAAGCGGATGTTCGGCGCCGACGTCAATACGAAGTTCGGCGATGTCACCGACGGGCTTTCCAACACCTTCATGATGGGGGAAACGACCAAGTACCACGTCAACGGCGGCGCCTTTGCGTGGGCCTATCGCGCCTGGGTGATGACCGGCATCGACCCGCACTACTCGGCCACCAACGGCGGCATCAACGTCTGGCACCAACCTTGGGTCCACAGCACTTGGCAAAGTCCTCCCTTCGTGCCGATTCGTGGACGCGCCCGCAGCTGGTGGGTCGCCGCGGCCAGTCTGCATCCAGGCGGATGCAACTTCCTGATGGGAGACGGTTCGGTTCACTTCATTCCTGAATCGATCGACAAGCCGACGCTGCTGAACTTGACCTGCATGTCGGACGGCGAGGTGGTCAAGCTCCCCTAA
- a CDS encoding ester cyclase: MDANTSPESVVLQYVDAFNRGDLDALAGLLADDAEIQGVLGRGKIDVVLPIWKQLIEGYGMQLTIEEMISSDDVVAVRYTERGTFKAPAFGQQPTGKSYELPAMEWFTIQNGKIVRRWGARDGASQARQLGLA, translated from the coding sequence ATGGATGCGAATACTTCGCCGGAATCGGTAGTTCTTCAATACGTCGACGCCTTCAATCGGGGCGATCTCGACGCGCTCGCCGGACTGCTGGCGGATGACGCGGAGATTCAAGGAGTCCTCGGACGCGGTAAAATCGACGTCGTGCTGCCGATCTGGAAGCAGCTGATCGAAGGCTACGGCATGCAGCTGACGATCGAAGAAATGATCTCTTCTGACGACGTCGTCGCCGTTCGTTACACCGAACGAGGAACGTTCAAAGCGCCCGCCTTCGGCCAGCAGCCGACCGGCAAATCGTACGAGCTGCCGGCGATGGAATGGTTCACCATTCAAAACGGCAAGATCGTTCGCCGCTGGGGCGCACGCGACGGCGCGTCGCAGGCGCGGCAGTTGGGGCTAGCGTAG
- a CDS encoding DUF1559 family PulG-like putative transporter, translating to MKRHAFTLVELLVVIAIIGVLIALLLPAVQQAREAARRSSCKNNLKQAGLAVHNYHDTFQSMPRAGNIAASTSLTYKNAGPSVALLPFLEAGNVADLYDHSVNWSHANNQVMKDKMPTVYMCPSAPEAGTPITSTNATYNGFMTPDYAFPVQMAAVTSTAPPAMSIYKAAFSNNEWMRFAKITDGLSNTMLTYESAGRSGWWVGKTKMASTVKVLNIFEWGSKGESWTNPESSTPTFGSFLRCSLVLNASNPTGVSPTPIPFTGGMMNVSNWNGAPFSFHPGGIQFALVDGSVRFLSDGTDPTTVASIVSCNNGDIVGEY from the coding sequence ATGAAACGTCACGCGTTTACGCTGGTGGAATTGCTGGTGGTGATCGCCATCATCGGCGTTCTGATCGCCCTGTTGCTCCCGGCAGTCCAGCAAGCCCGTGAAGCGGCTCGCCGCTCGAGTTGCAAGAACAACCTGAAACAGGCCGGATTGGCGGTACACAACTATCACGACACCTTTCAGTCGATGCCGCGGGCCGGCAACATCGCGGCGTCAACGTCGCTCACCTACAAGAATGCTGGTCCGAGCGTCGCCTTGCTGCCGTTTCTCGAAGCGGGCAACGTGGCCGATCTCTACGATCACTCGGTCAACTGGAGTCATGCAAACAACCAGGTGATGAAGGACAAGATGCCGACGGTCTACATGTGTCCCTCAGCGCCGGAGGCGGGAACGCCGATCACCAGCACCAATGCGACCTACAATGGTTTTATGACGCCGGACTATGCGTTTCCGGTGCAGATGGCGGCGGTCACCAGCACGGCGCCGCCGGCGATGTCGATCTACAAGGCGGCCTTCAGCAATAACGAATGGATGCGGTTCGCCAAAATCACGGATGGGCTCTCGAACACGATGCTGACGTACGAATCGGCGGGGCGGTCGGGCTGGTGGGTCGGCAAAACGAAGATGGCTTCGACCGTCAAAGTTCTCAATATCTTCGAGTGGGGATCGAAAGGAGAATCGTGGACCAACCCCGAGTCGTCGACGCCGACGTTCGGCTCGTTTCTCCGCTGCTCGCTCGTATTGAATGCGTCGAACCCGACCGGCGTATCGCCGACGCCGATTCCGTTTACCGGCGGCATGATGAACGTCAGCAACTGGAACGGGGCGCCCTTTTCGTTCCATCCCGGCGGTATTCAGTTCGCCCTGGTCGACGGCTCGGTTCGCTTCTTGAGCGACGGTACTGATCCGACGACCGTTGCGAGCATCGTTTCCTGCAACAATGGCGACATCGTCGGAGAATACTAA
- a CDS encoding DUF309 domain-containing protein, which translates to MKRYLPDLPFPAYSYVPGMHVHPISHPDGHSYQAETAAIETPADLRSCQQFLRGIDLFNGGFYWEAHEAWEPIWHAQKRAGAPADPIQGLIKLAAAGVKAREGSATGVSRHAARALQLLSSADASDLPINLDEVRALVQQVATRPERFLNTEAAPARILFTTAIQLSD; encoded by the coding sequence ATGAAACGTTACCTCCCTGATTTGCCGTTTCCCGCTTACTCCTATGTGCCAGGGATGCACGTCCATCCCATTTCCCATCCGGATGGGCACAGCTACCAAGCCGAGACGGCGGCAATCGAAACGCCAGCCGATCTGCGCAGCTGCCAACAATTCTTGCGGGGAATCGATCTGTTCAACGGCGGCTTTTACTGGGAAGCGCACGAGGCCTGGGAGCCGATCTGGCACGCCCAAAAGAGAGCAGGGGCGCCGGCCGATCCGATCCAAGGATTGATCAAACTGGCCGCAGCCGGCGTGAAAGCTCGCGAAGGTTCGGCGACCGGCGTCTCGCGACATGCAGCCCGGGCGCTACAACTTTTGAGCAGCGCAGATGCGTCCGACCTGCCGATCAATCTCGATGAAGTGCGAGCGCTCGTGCAACAAGTCGCGACGCGCCCCGAGAGGTTTTTGAATACGGAAGCGGCGCCGGCACGAATCCTCTTCACAACGGCGATTCAGCTTTCCGATTGA